A stretch of Methanosphaerula palustris E1-9c DNA encodes these proteins:
- a CDS encoding sulfurtransferase TusA family protein, with translation MSNEILADAELDCVGFFCPMPISMTKEEIDKIGVGQVLKMEADDPAAEEDILRWAKRTGHEVVKFEKIGGVMTFYIRRGK, from the coding sequence ATGTCAAATGAGATTCTGGCGGATGCTGAACTGGATTGTGTTGGCTTCTTCTGCCCGATGCCGATTTCGATGACCAAAGAGGAGATCGATAAGATTGGGGTCGGCCAGGTGCTGAAGATGGAGGCCGATGATCCGGCAGCGGAGGAGGATATTCTCCGCTGGGCGAAGAGAACCGGACATGAAGTGGTCAAATTCGAAAAGATCGGAGGGGTGATGACCTTTTACATCAGGAGGGGGAAATGA